From Hypanus sabinus isolate sHypSab1 chromosome 21, sHypSab1.hap1, whole genome shotgun sequence:
GCTTGAAAATCAATTGtacccaagttcctttgcatccctgatttctgaattttatcccagtttagaaaatagacaaTGCTTTTATTCATTTTTCAAACGTGTGTGACCATACTCCccctaggtctgtagtctagtgtagtttttacgtagttcagtgtagtgtttgtactgttttatgtagcaccatggtcctgaaaatgttgtctcgtttttactgtgtactgtaccagcagttatggtcgaaatgacaataaaaagtgacttgacatcCACAAGCGTAGCTTCAATTCTACCATCTGgattattaacatataacatggGAATTAGCAGACGTAACACTGAACCTTGCAGAATAGCAATATTCACCAACGCATTGTTAGAAAGGTCCAAccatgccccccacccccatttccactctttgcttatCACACTCAGAAAAtcatctatccatgccagtatctttcctgaaatactatgggcttttatcttgtttagcagcctcatgtacgtAACCTTgttaaatgctttctgaaaatccaaaataaacaacattcactgactctttTTTTATCTATCTTGTCTATTATTTTCTCAGagaaatccaacagatttgtcaggcaacatttctGCTGACTTTTGCCATTTGTattatgtgccttcaagtacctcaAAACTTCCTCCTTATTAATGGACTCTAATATCTTGCCAagcactgatgttaggctaattggcctataatttcctgtcttttgccttttGTAAGTGtgtgactgatgcaccatcaataactctctctgagacgtgaaggcaagataatagacaatagacaataggtgcagaagtagaccattcggcccctcaagtctgcactgccattctgagatcatggctgatcactcactatcaatacccagtccctgccgtgtccccatatcccttgattcccctatccatcagatagctatctagctccttcttgaaagcatccagagaattggcctccaccgtcttccgaggcagtgcattccacacctccacaactctctgggagaagaagctcttcctcaactctgttttaaataactgacctcttattctcaatccatgccctctggtactggactctcccaacatctggaatatatttcctgcctcaatcctatcaaatcctttaattatcttaaacgtttcaatcagatcccctctcaatctcctcaattccagtgtgtacaagcccaatctctccaatctctctgcgtaagacagccctgccatcccaggaatcaacctagtgaatctacgctgcacttcctcaattgccagaatgtccttcctcaaacctggagaccaaaactgtacacaatattccaggtgtgggctcaccagggccctgtacaaatgcaaaaggacatccttgctcttgtactcaattctccttgtaataaaggccaacgttccatttgccctcttcactgcctgttgcacttgctcattcaccttcattgactgatgaactaggactcccaggtctctttgcatttctcccttacctaactctacaccattcagacaatactctgccctcttgttcctgcttccaaagtggataacttcacatttattcacattgaatgacatctgccaagtatctgcccactcacccagcctatccaagtctccctgtattctcctaacgtcctcttcgcatgtcacactgccacgcagtttagtatcgtcagcaaacttgctgatatagttttcaatgccctcatctaaatcgttgacataaatcgtaaagagctgtggtcccaatacagagccctgtagtaccccactagtcacctccagccagtccgagaaatacccattcactgctaccctttgctttctatctgccaaccagttttctatccatgttgaaaccctgcccccaatgccatgagctctgattttactcaccaatttcctatgtggcaccttatcgaatgccttctgatatcggcttttattgactggaagaaagaacaagcagtagttgaccaccatactacatcctggagactgagggccgggctcaggcctcaatcacctttataccggggtctgtgggaggggccacaggagcagtcagcagggggtgtgtccagacaggtatatgtagttcaccacagtgacaTCTGCGATTTTCCAGTCCAATGGAACAACTACAGAATGTATCAATTCTCGAAAGATTGCTTCTACAATCTTTTCACTTACATCTTTCGGAAAACTGTGGTGTGATCCATCTTGTCCATAGTTTTCTCATCCTTCCTTTTCCAGCCCATAATATTGAATGAAATAAACAGCATCAAACAGCACACTGGTTTTTCCAGACAAAGCTGATGATTTTGAAAATTATAATAGCTGCACACAAACCAGGCTCCTTTATACCtccaagatttgtcaggcagtatGATAATCTAACAGAGTCAGACCATCAGGGTATCGAGTCCACATCGCTCCTAACTGGTATATATTAATCAACTGAAATAGTTTGCAGAAAGTCAATACTCTTGTGGCTGAGTTTTAGGGAACAAAAAGTGAATGGGATGCGGCGAGCTGGTAAAATAATGCTGCTAGTTTTGTCTTTCAGCAAATTAGATGTGATGACAATGGAGAGGGTGGCTTCCTGTTAAGATCGACAGATGtttccttttctgcttggagaTTGAAGAGAAGATTAAAGCTAGTCAATTGCCGCAATTGCCTATtcagggcagcatcaatggtggaggaagacgTATACCGTTCTTTGAAGAACGAGGACCTCTactgtcctggaaaggaaatccACATCCAGTCAACAGAGGCAGCTGAGATgagggaactgagaaaagggaattgtatttttacaggagacagggtggggagCTAAACAGTGGGTTCAATAGGTTTACAAGAGATGGCGGAAGGcaatttgtctccagagatggggacacagagatcgagaaaggggagggacatatcagaaatggaccatgtgaatttaagaacagggtggaagttagaggcaacaTTAATGAGCTCAGCATCAGTGCATTAAGCAGCAACAATAAAGTCGGCAATGTAGCAGAGGGAAGAGctgggaaggcttggaacatgaactgttcTACTTAGCAAACGAAAAGGCAGGCGTAGTTGGGGCTAGCAGTTGCCCATGTGTAGTCCTGGAGTCTGAAGAAAGggagaggagccaaaggaaaagaTGTTGAGGGTGAGGATCAATTCTACCAGACAGAGGaggatggtggtggagaggaGCTGGTTGGCTCTTCTAATTACAAAGAAGCAGCAAAGCAAGGTTAACAGCGCTgggacttttccctttggagtgtagaaggatgagaggggatttgatagaggtctacgagataatgagaagcatagatagggtggatagccaatacctgtttcccagaataacaaacaccagagggcatatgtacaaagttaagggagggaagtttaggagagacatgaggggtaagttttttacacagaggattgtgggtgcctggaatgacttgccaaggatggtggtggaggctaaaacatttgaggtatttaagagcctcttggacaggcacatggatgaaagaaaaatggagggttacgggatagtgtgggtttagtacttttttaaggaatatatgtgtgctgtctttacgacagttatttagtttataatatttttgcttagtaattcattcgatagtattttctagttagaattagaagtgtttaaagtatattcattgcatgtaaaatatatcagcacgcgatgacgtcacatccggtttcgccgcgtcttgtgggaaagtaccggtttgaaattaacgcgagggtgggggctcaccacgaggcacacctgagcagaagttgttttgcaggcattagaaatcacagtgagagcaatgctgtaagttaatagataatcgatatattgaactaagatgttaatgccaatcctgttaaaagtaacgacggtcgataatgtttatgctttcgttagttaaagagttgcagatagtttgcattgaagtgtatttaaagtagtcaatggagcaggtaaactctgcctgtatactgcaccttagtgtaatgtagttatagtcacctttgcaagtatttgcaATTGAAATGTgacattaaggaaggaacaaatactgtatcaatcttgtattgttttatcaacagttttcaccatatgttaatgtgaagagtgaacagtaaatggttaatcttactgcgatctggtttcattgactgtggtttatctcgacgttgaattcagcgttattagtacacccgaaggagaacgttacagtgaaaaagcggcattatcaggtgtttcaagtgctgcaatgtcagctcgatccagcattaagtcgacgccgcccagcgacaagggcggtaaaccgacatcaagtaagcccacccaggcattatcaggtgttccaagtgctgcagtgtcagctcgatccgggatcaagtcgatggcgcccagcgacaagggcagtagagcgacatcaagtaagtccacccaggcaagagccaaggcagaagccaccaaggtgcgactgcattacgccagacaagaagcagttttgaaaatggaacaggccaccagagaagccaaaatccagaaggaaagggccgctAGACAAAGTGAAGAGGCCGCCAGACAAAGTGAAGCGGTCGCCAGACAAAGTGaagcggccgccagagaagctgaaacccagttggaaatggcaaaaatatcaacAGAGTTGCAAgcgctgcagctagaaagagaagaagaagctgccaaggcggaagcagagtacatagaagaagctgaagggtcgcgtgattggaccgaagtaagatctactttagaaaggaccagactggaacgcacaagcgactatgtacaatctcaaatagacaggcaggctcgtctctcctctccatacgtattcgataacttccccagctacgaggatcCCCAGAGaggcacgattgcatcacatccatacaagggagaaaatttaccctcgcgactccgtgatgaagtcaagaatgaaagagctgacaaccgatacttctcaacaccaaacttacaaagtttgatgcgaagagatgcagaggtcggatccaggatggcaaattccatgagaaacgtacgctctcagtcatataggcgccaacgtacttctccagcccgcatgccgcttacagccgatcccacgatgcagtatttagcacgacgggatctcatcacttcgggactgtaccagtttgacgataaacctgaaaattactgtgcatggtactcgacattcaccaacgcgatcgacggagtccagctcagtgcaacccaaaagtTGGACCTTATGgagaaatggctggggaaagaatcacgcgaccaggtgagacgcatacgttcagtgtacatcaacaaacccgaactagccttaagcaaagcgtgggagagacttcgggagggctatggggcccccgaaattattgaagcggcgctatatcgacgtctggaaaactttcctaaggtgtcagccaaagatcacattaagttaagagaattcggagatttactcatggagatccaaggcgccaaagaagatggctactcagctggtctagtatatctagatactccatccgggattagacaagtcgtggacaaacttccttttgggctgcaggacaggtggctgtccgttgctttagaatacaaggaagagcacgatgatcgatttcctccctttgagctcctcactaggtttgtgtgcagggaggcgaagaagcgaaacgaccctagcctcgcggGTCCAGGAAAcagtacgatttacaccaagccaggtagatcctctttgaatgttttcaacattgataaacccgtgtcagtgctcaagactgaagcccttacaactaacaacgaccctggcaagtattgtccattgcataacaaacctcaccccctcaaaggatgcagaatgtttagggaaaaaccccttgaagagaggacggcccttctcaaggagaaaagaatatgttttagatgctgttcctcaacctctcacctcgccagagagtgtacgatcgccgtgaagtgtccggaatgtgatagcatggatcacgtcggggccatgcattccggcctgtcaccgcaaaccgacaacgctccttcacccccacaacaggacggcggggagggagaggctcactctaggtcaacagttgtcagcacgaaatgtacagaagtttgcggtcaagctcagtcaagccgttcttgttccaagatctgcctcactaaggtgtaccctaaaggagccaaagacaaggccatcaaagcctatgtgattctggacgatcagagcaatcgctcactagtcagtccagagttctttaaattgttcaacattgagagtgagcagttcccatactacctcaaaacttgctcaggcaacatggaaacccaaggaaggaaggccgaaggcatccagatcgagtccctggatggtaaagtcgtcatctgtctccctccgctcttagagtgcaatgaaatcatgaataaccgcactgagatcccgacaccaagtgcggtgctacaccagccacatccaccacatcaccaaacacatcccagaactggatccaaaagcggaaatactcctgctattaggaagagatgtaatccgggtacacaaggttaggcagcaggtcaatggaccacacgacgccccctttgcacaacgcttggatctaggctgggtggtgataggaggggtgtgccctgaagacgtacacaaaccgatggttaacacactcaagaccaatgtgctagagggtGGCCGCCATTCattctttcaaccctgcccgagtgtcctgtgcattaaggaagcacaacaagacgttaacaagcataaagtaactgacgagacgttaggtcagtcagttttcgttcaaaccgagcacggaaataaacttgcacaatcagctcaagatgccatttctttaaaaacaaaggacaccaaggtcttcagagatgaagcaaataatggggttgccccattgcctttcagagaaccacgccagcactcaccagataacaaagagcaggcagtcaaacggttcacgtccttacggaaaacccggaaaaggaaacctgagatgcagcaacgcacccgatggACCCacaaggtactgtgcaccctaatggcagaggtcacagccattataaacgcacaaccaCTCCAACCTGTGTCTTCTGatccagaaaaccccttcatactttcgccatcagtgctccttacgcagaaggcaggagctccccctccaccaggagacttctcagatgaggatttgtacacaaagcaatggagacaagtccaggctctggcaaatcagctctggtctcgctggagacaaaaatatctacctttgttgcaacagagacaaaagtggacagaaccccgcaggaatcttcaagttggagacttagtcctgctcagggacaagcaaatcgcccgcaacagctggccaatggccagaatcactgctacattccctagcggggatggacatgtcaggaagatcgaattgaagtctaccgaccaaggcgatgtgaaaatttaccaaaggccagttacagaagttactctacttctacctaatgactgattaagagactaagttttgtactctgttcattatgaccttacgaaggtcaagcggggagtgtgctgtctttacgacagttatttagtttataatattttcgcttagtaattcattcgatagtattttctagttagaattagaagtgtttaaagtatattcattgcatgtaaaatatatcggcatgcgatgacgtcacatccggtttcgccgcgtcttgtgggaaagtaccggtttgaaattaacgcgagggtgggggctcaccacgaggcacacctgagcagaagttgttttgcaggcattagaaatcacagtgagagcaatgctgtaagttaatagataatcgatatattgaactaagatgttaatgccgatcctgttaaaagtaacgacggtcgataatgtttatgctttcgttagttaaagagttgcagatagtttgcattgaagtgtatttaaagtagtcaatggagcaggtaaactctgcctgtatactgcaccttagtgtaatgtagttatagtcacctttgcaagtatttgcaATTGAAATGTgacattaaggaaggaacaaatactgtatcaatcttgtattgttttatcaacagttttcaccatatgttaatgtgaagagtgaacagtaaatggttaatcttactgcgatctggtttcattgactgtggtttatctcgacgttgaattcggcgttattagtacacccgaaggagaacgtt
This genomic window contains:
- the LOC132379182 gene encoding uncharacterized protein LOC132379182 encodes the protein MSARSSIKSTPPSDKGGKPTSSKPTQALSGVPSAAVSARSGIKSMAPSDKGSRATSSKSTQARAKAEATKVRLHYARQEAVLKMEQATREAKIQKERAARQSEEAARQSEAVARQSEAAAREAETQLEMAKISTELQALQLEREEEAAKAEAEYIEEAEGSRDWTEVRSTLERTRLERTSDYVQSQIDRQARLSSPYVFDNFPSYEDPQRGTIASHPYKGENLPSRLRDEVKNERADNRYFSTPNLQSLMRRDAEVGSRMANSMRNVRSQSYRRQRTSPARMPLTADPTMQYLARRDLITSGLYQFDDKPENYCAWYSTFTNAIDGVQLSATQKLDLMEKWLGKESRDQVRRIRSVYINKPELALSKAWERLREGYGAPEIIEAALYRRLENFPKVSAKDHIKLREFGDLLMEIQGAKEDGYSAGLVYLDTPSGIRQVVDKLPFGLQDRWLSVALEYKEEHDDRFPPFELLTRFVCREAKKRNDPSLAGPGNSTIYTKPGRSSLNVFNIDKPVSVLKTEALTTNNDPGKYCPLHNKPHPLKGCRMFREKPLEERTALLKEKRICFRCCSSTSHLARECTIAVKCPECDSMDHVGAMHSGLSPQTDNAPSPPQQDGGEGEAHSRSTVVSTKCTEVCGQAQSSRSCSKICLTKVYPKGAKDKAIKAYVILDDQSNRSLVSPEFFKLFNIESEQFPYYLKTCSGNMETQGRKAEGIQIESLDGKVVICLPPLLECNEIMNNRTEIPTPSAVLHQPHPPHHQTHPRTGSKSGNTPAIRKRCNPGTQG